AGCTCGACGTTGGGCGTTTCGAATCGCAAGCATCTTCTCGCCGGCCTTCGGTCCACCGTTGCCAAGCTCACCAATCACAATCGGCAATTGTGGCACTTTGAGTTCTCGCCGCACGTCATGAATCAGGTGGACCAGATTCTGTTCATAGTCTTGGCGACCTTGATCATCGGACATATCGTTCCATCCTTGAAACCAAACAAATCCCGCAAGCTGCGATTGGCGAGGCAACTGCGGAAAGTCGATTTCTAAATCGCCTACCGCCTGTCGAATCTCCGACACCATTTGTTCAAAATAAGGACCCGTCTCACCAATCGCACTCGGCGGGCGAAAATCTTGATGCAAACTCTTACCACCCCAGGCGGTTTTGATGATCAAAACCGGATCCTTTCGGTACTCACCAATCACATGACCAAACTGGAACTCAGGTCCGATGTGGTGGTTCCCCGGATAGCCGGTAAAACCAATTGACAGGGGTCCGCGTTTAATACCATCCCGCACTTGGAAGGATACAAACACGTCATCCCGCACGACCCATTCGTTGTTTTCGTCTTTGACATGGGCATACCGATCTGGATCATCCGCTGCACGGATCACCTGATTTAACGTACCACGACCACCGTTGTAATACTTTGGATGATCTAAATCGACGACA
The sequence above is drawn from the Pirellulaceae bacterium genome and encodes:
- a CDS encoding sialate O-acetylesterase, producing MLRFLPLTLLFSILIGSWSTAETLQIFVMAGQSNMEGQGVVDLDHPKYYNGGRGTLNQVIRAADDPDRYAHVKDENNEWVVRDDVFVSFQVRDGIKRGPLSIGFTGYPGNHHIGPEFQFGHVIGEYRKDPVLIIKTAWGGKSLHQDFRPPSAIGETGPYFEQMVSEIRQAVGDLEIDFPQLPRQSQLAGFVWFQGWNDMSDDQGRQDYEQNLVHLIHDVRRELKVPQLPIVIGELGNGGPKAGEKMLAIRNAQRRAAMRPEFKGSVAFVQTTDFARPANESPNVGHGHHWFGNAESYFLIGDAMGLAMIDLLKATK